In a genomic window of Bacteroidota bacterium:
- the metG gene encoding methionine--tRNA ligase, translated as MADKFKRILITAALPYANGKLHLGHLAGAGLPADIYARYQRSMKRDVAFVCGSDEHGVPITITAEQEHTTPQAIVDRYHELNKATFARLGVSFDNYSRTTLPLHHETVKEFFLAIYSAGVLREKKEKQFFDEKANMFLPDRYVEGTCPVCQNPEARGDQCERCGTYLNPADLLNPRSKITGGTPTLRETTHLYFPLGEYQAKLQAYIERADREDGWKENVLQYCRGWFGEGLQDRAVTRDLGWGVRVPLKGFEQKVLYVWFEAVLGYISSTKEWSERTGQPDRWKQYWLDAGTKYVAFLGKDNVVFHCIVFPAMLMARNERGGEQYVLPANVPANEFLNFEGQKFSKSRGWGIDVDDFVAAFPPDTLRYALTLNLPEYRDADFTWKDFQARTNNELADTLGNFVNRTLTFAHRNFGGKVPAAGNPGMFTRGPGSTDETLAKEIRSAAETGGAFFEQYRFKDGALAVMNLVRFCNKYFNDLQPWKSLKEDPDRCALTINLCLQAVRSIAILIEPVLPFTSAGIWNMLLLPGSPSGAGWNDVGVNSLPAGHPLGRPAILFSKIEDEVIARFIGQLPAAGAGAVPRADHGSQIDIDTFRKLDLRVARVVRAEKVPKSDKLLKLLVSLGDEERQLVAGIAEHYAPEELVGKSIVVVANLAPATIRGVESRGMLLAASDTDGKLAILTPEKEIDPGSKVK; from the coding sequence ATGGCCGACAAATTCAAACGCATACTCATTACCGCGGCGCTGCCGTACGCGAACGGAAAGCTCCACCTCGGGCATCTGGCCGGGGCGGGTCTTCCGGCGGATATCTACGCCCGGTATCAGCGCTCGATGAAGCGCGATGTCGCCTTTGTCTGCGGCTCCGACGAGCACGGGGTCCCGATCACCATCACCGCGGAGCAGGAGCACACGACTCCCCAGGCGATCGTCGACCGCTACCATGAGCTCAACAAGGCCACCTTCGCCCGGCTCGGAGTGAGCTTCGATAATTATTCGCGGACCACGCTGCCGCTGCACCACGAGACCGTGAAGGAATTCTTCCTCGCGATTTATTCCGCCGGAGTGCTGAGGGAAAAAAAAGAGAAGCAGTTCTTCGACGAGAAGGCGAACATGTTTCTGCCCGACCGGTACGTCGAGGGGACCTGCCCGGTCTGCCAGAACCCCGAGGCGCGCGGCGACCAGTGCGAGCGCTGCGGAACGTACCTGAATCCGGCGGATCTGTTGAATCCCAGGAGCAAGATCACCGGGGGCACGCCCACGCTGCGGGAAACGACCCACCTCTATTTTCCCCTCGGCGAGTACCAGGCGAAACTCCAAGCCTACATCGAGCGGGCCGACAGGGAGGACGGCTGGAAGGAGAACGTGCTGCAGTATTGCCGGGGCTGGTTCGGGGAGGGACTGCAGGACAGGGCGGTCACCCGGGACCTGGGCTGGGGCGTGCGCGTCCCCCTGAAAGGATTTGAACAAAAAGTTCTCTACGTCTGGTTCGAGGCGGTGCTCGGATATATTTCCTCCACGAAGGAATGGTCGGAACGGACCGGGCAGCCGGATCGCTGGAAACAGTACTGGCTCGACGCAGGGACCAAGTATGTGGCGTTCCTCGGAAAGGATAATGTCGTCTTCCACTGCATCGTCTTTCCGGCGATGCTGATGGCACGGAACGAGCGTGGGGGGGAACAGTACGTCCTGCCGGCCAACGTCCCGGCGAACGAATTTCTGAATTTTGAGGGCCAGAAGTTCTCGAAGAGCCGCGGCTGGGGAATCGACGTCGACGACTTTGTCGCCGCCTTTCCCCCCGACACGCTGCGCTACGCCCTGACCCTGAACCTTCCCGAGTACCGGGATGCCGATTTCACCTGGAAGGATTTCCAGGCGCGCACCAACAACGAGCTCGCGGATACGCTCGGCAATTTTGTCAACCGGACGCTCACCTTCGCCCACAGAAATTTCGGCGGAAAGGTTCCCGCCGCGGGGAACCCCGGGATGTTCACCAGGGGCCCCGGGTCGACCGACGAGACGCTTGCGAAAGAAATACGCTCCGCGGCCGAAACGGGCGGGGCGTTCTTTGAACAGTACCGGTTCAAGGACGGGGCGCTGGCGGTGATGAATCTCGTCCGGTTCTGCAACAAATATTTCAACGATCTCCAGCCCTGGAAGTCGCTCAAGGAAGATCCCGACCGCTGTGCCCTGACGATCAACCTCTGCCTCCAGGCGGTCCGGTCGATCGCAATTCTCATCGAGCCGGTCCTTCCCTTCACCTCCGCCGGCATCTGGAACATGCTGCTCCTCCCGGGATCGCCCTCCGGTGCGGGGTGGAACGACGTGGGGGTAAACTCCCTGCCCGCGGGTCATCCGCTCGGCCGGCCGGCAATTCTCTTCTCAAAAATTGAGGACGAGGTCATCGCCCGGTTCATCGGACAGCTCCCGGCCGCGGGAGCCGGCGCAGTCCCCAGGGCGGATCACGGTTCCCAGATCGACATCGATACATTCAGGAAACTTGATCTGCGCGTGGCAAGGGTGGTCAGGGCGGAGAAGGTCCCGAAATCGGACAAACTGTTGAAGCTTCTCGTTTCTCTTGGCGACGAGGAACGCCAGCTCGTGGCAGGTATAGCGGAACACTATGCCCCGGAGGAACTCGTAGGGAAAAGCATCGTTGTGGTGGCGAATCTGGCCCCTGCCACTATCAGGGGTGTCGAATCGAGGGGAATGCTCCTGGCCGCATCGGACACCGACGGAAAGCTTGCCATTCTTACCCCCGAGAAAGAGATCGATCCGGGAAGCAAGGTAAAGTAG
- a CDS encoding DNA polymerase III subunit: protein MSWDSIIGQERAKTILAGMLGSGRVAHAYLFSGPDGAGQDPVAIEFARALLCERGGNEACGECRSCAKTRELRHPNLALVFALPAGRNEKEGDGPLSKLSDAEIGMVREQQRLKAENPYHTISVPRSNAIKINSVREIRKGASLAGFEPGRKVFIILEAEDLSENSANALLKTLEEPPGETVLLLTTSAQDLLLPTLVSRCQQIRLAPLTVGQIAEALERRAGIPREDALVIARLSNGSYGRALDRIHSDLPERRKEAIDYLRAALLPSREEIGRSIDGITHRYQKQEMEEFLVLLEDWLRDAMVLKEGSAPEGPPEERESLRKFVGRYKAMDVASALAAVDRAVSLVGKNVYIPLVLLNLALELRESIVPPGPPELRTPFGERQVRSG, encoded by the coding sequence GTGAGCTGGGACTCGATCATCGGACAGGAACGGGCGAAAACGATCCTCGCCGGCATGCTCGGTTCGGGGCGGGTTGCCCATGCCTACCTCTTTTCGGGCCCGGACGGGGCGGGCCAGGATCCGGTGGCGATCGAGTTCGCGCGGGCTCTCCTCTGCGAACGGGGCGGGAACGAAGCATGCGGCGAGTGCCGGAGCTGCGCGAAGACCCGGGAGCTCCGGCATCCCAACCTGGCGCTCGTCTTCGCGCTCCCGGCCGGCCGGAACGAGAAGGAGGGGGACGGTCCTCTCTCGAAATTATCCGACGCCGAGATCGGGATGGTGCGAGAGCAGCAGCGGTTGAAGGCGGAAAACCCGTATCATACCATCTCCGTCCCCAGGTCGAACGCGATCAAGATTAACAGCGTGCGCGAAATCCGGAAAGGAGCCTCCCTTGCCGGCTTTGAACCGGGCCGGAAGGTCTTCATCATCCTGGAGGCGGAGGACTTGAGCGAAAACTCCGCCAACGCCCTTTTGAAAACGCTGGAAGAGCCTCCCGGTGAAACGGTCCTGTTGCTCACGACATCCGCGCAGGACCTCCTGCTCCCGACGCTCGTCTCCCGGTGCCAGCAGATCCGGCTTGCGCCGCTGACGGTCGGGCAGATCGCGGAAGCCCTGGAACGGCGCGCCGGGATCCCGCGCGAAGACGCGCTGGTGATCGCACGGTTGTCGAACGGGAGCTACGGCCGGGCGCTGGATCGCATCCATTCGGACCTCCCCGAACGGCGGAAGGAGGCTATCGACTACCTGCGCGCCGCGTTGCTTCCGTCCCGCGAAGAGATCGGCCGGTCGATCGACGGGATCACCCACCGGTATCAGAAGCAGGAAATGGAGGAGTTTCTGGTCCTCCTCGAGGATTGGCTCCGCGACGCGATGGTCCTGAAGGAAGGATCGGCCCCGGAAGGTCCCCCGGAGGAACGGGAGTCGCTCCGGAAATTCGTCGGACGCTACAAGGCAATGGACGTCGCATCGGCGCTGGCGGCGGTCGATCGGGCGGTTTCGCTTGTCGGCAAAAATGTGTATATTCCGCTCGTCCTGCTCAATCTTGCCCTCGAACTGCGGGAGAGCATCGTTCCCCCCGGACCTCCGGAGCTCCGCACCCCCTTCGGGGAGCGACAAGTGCGGAGCGGATAG
- a CDS encoding BamA/TamA family outer membrane protein, whose product MLTIRTCDTENRIHPLLIFALLAVALLPSRALSQLAPADQPAAEIGQVNFTGNATFPAGTFKDLVQTRPTPGGFSKFLYRTLGEKFGSKPEYYDAERLEADQARIADFYLGKGFYDAAVSAQARFDSAEARMNVTFTIEEKKRSLVESVRMLGLSGVSTEVAEKIFKEPLIQKGMPYERATGSAEIRRVLDILANNGYPAARFDYDSSGAFRVLSTGNFQLKFTFVTGRRYAFGEVTVRVEPPRDDLTDNLALRQLDFQPGDLYSREKQLSSERNLNRLGLYETASVDHAPLSDSAGSSRIPMEVLVRPRSRNELSPEILVSDENNEFNLGVGLAFTNRNFLGDGRMFTARSRVRTQSISQLFAGGNFRDTVMVGAAELQFQILQPYLFTRTLSGSWTMALTAEKQKFYILSILKNKIGLTKQFATYTYGSAEWTLERVRPEIVPGTPQPEKIIAALGEADQSQFNSILTLALQRDKTNDIFSPTAGFFTGMTLEESGILPKLLPGIVSGLPFTQYYKATLLGRWYRDLTSTGFNVLALKLRTGYQDKYGESRSLPVSIPLNRRFFAGGSGSIRGWRARELGAMPEALLPFGGNFIFEGSAELRVNHFRGFGKLLYLRLDNIWGVYFVDVGNLWSDISDFRMRDVAVAAGIGFRYETYFGPFRIDYGLRMYDPKEQAGSQTIFKRRFLAETLSNGVFHFGIGHAF is encoded by the coding sequence ATACTGACCATCCGGACCTGCGATACTGAGAACCGGATACACCCTCTCCTGATCTTCGCGCTGCTTGCGGTAGCCCTTCTACCTTCACGCGCGCTCTCTCAACTTGCCCCGGCGGACCAGCCGGCTGCCGAAATCGGGCAGGTCAATTTCACCGGCAACGCCACCTTCCCCGCCGGGACCTTCAAGGATCTCGTCCAGACCAGGCCGACGCCGGGCGGTTTCTCGAAATTCCTCTACCGGACGCTCGGAGAAAAATTCGGCTCGAAGCCCGAATATTATGACGCGGAGCGGCTTGAAGCCGACCAGGCGCGGATCGCCGATTTCTACCTGGGAAAGGGCTTTTACGACGCGGCGGTCTCCGCCCAGGCCCGCTTCGATTCCGCCGAGGCGCGGATGAATGTTACATTTACGATCGAGGAGAAAAAACGCTCGCTCGTCGAAAGCGTCAGGATGCTGGGCCTCTCCGGCGTCTCAACGGAGGTCGCGGAGAAGATCTTCAAGGAGCCGCTGATCCAGAAAGGAATGCCCTACGAGCGCGCGACCGGCTCCGCGGAGATACGCCGGGTGCTGGATATTCTTGCGAACAACGGGTATCCCGCGGCGAGGTTCGATTACGACAGCTCGGGCGCCTTCCGCGTCCTTTCGACCGGCAATTTTCAGCTCAAGTTCACGTTCGTGACCGGGAGGCGGTATGCGTTCGGGGAGGTCACGGTCCGGGTCGAACCCCCCCGCGACGATCTCACGGACAACCTGGCCCTCCGGCAGCTCGATTTTCAACCGGGAGACCTCTACAGCCGGGAGAAGCAGCTTTCGAGCGAACGCAACCTCAACAGACTCGGTTTGTATGAAACGGCCAGCGTCGATCACGCCCCGCTCTCCGACAGCGCGGGCTCTTCGCGCATTCCGATGGAGGTGCTTGTGCGCCCCAGGTCCCGGAACGAACTCTCGCCGGAGATCCTGGTCTCCGATGAGAACAACGAGTTCAACCTCGGTGTGGGCCTCGCGTTCACGAACCGAAACTTCCTCGGCGACGGCCGGATGTTCACGGCCCGATCCCGCGTCCGGACCCAGTCGATCAGCCAGCTGTTCGCGGGCGGGAATTTCCGGGATACGGTGATGGTCGGCGCCGCGGAGCTCCAGTTCCAGATTCTGCAGCCCTATCTGTTCACCCGGACCCTGAGCGGCTCCTGGACGATGGCGCTCACGGCGGAAAAACAGAAATTCTATATCCTCTCAATCCTTAAGAACAAGATCGGCCTGACGAAACAATTCGCGACATACACCTACGGGTCGGCCGAATGGACCCTGGAGCGTGTGAGGCCGGAGATCGTGCCCGGGACCCCTCAGCCGGAGAAGATCATCGCCGCGCTGGGAGAGGCGGACCAGTCGCAATTCAATTCGATCCTCACCCTCGCGCTTCAGCGGGATAAAACCAACGATATTTTCTCCCCCACGGCCGGTTTTTTCACCGGCATGACACTGGAAGAATCGGGGATTCTTCCCAAGCTTCTCCCCGGGATCGTTTCCGGCCTCCCGTTCACTCAATATTATAAGGCCACGCTCCTGGGGCGCTGGTACCGGGACCTTACGAGCACGGGTTTCAACGTGCTGGCGCTGAAACTCAGAACGGGGTACCAGGATAAATACGGCGAGAGCCGCTCCCTGCCGGTCAGCATCCCGCTGAACAGGAGATTCTTTGCGGGAGGAAGCGGGAGCATCAGGGGATGGAGAGCCCGCGAGCTCGGAGCGATGCCCGAGGCGCTTCTTCCGTTCGGAGGCAATTTCATCTTCGAGGGGAGCGCCGAACTGAGGGTGAACCATTTCCGGGGATTCGGAAAGCTGCTCTACCTGCGGCTCGACAACATCTGGGGGGTTTACTTTGTAGACGTCGGCAACCTCTGGAGCGACATCTCGGATTTCAGGATGCGCGACGTCGCCGTCGCGGCGGGTATCGGTTTCAGGTATGAAACATATTTCGGGCCGTTCAGGATCGACTACGGCCTGCGGATGTATGATCCGAAGGAACAGGCCGGAAGTCAGACGATTTTTAAACGGCGGTTCCTTGCGGAGACTCTGTCGAACGGCGTTTTTCACTTCGGGATCGGCCATGCCTTCTAA
- a CDS encoding DUF2795 domain-containing protein, producing the protein MIWTMELASYLDEAPWPATKEELIDYAMRTGAPSELIENLQELEDADEPYENMEEIWPDYPTEGDFFFEDENEY; encoded by the coding sequence ATGATTTGGACTATGGAACTCGCTTCGTATCTCGATGAAGCTCCCTGGCCCGCCACAAAGGAAGAGCTCATAGACTATGCGATGCGTACCGGGGCGCCTTCCGAACTGATCGAAAACCTGCAGGAATTGGAAGACGCGGATGAGCCCTACGAAAACATGGAAGAGATCTGGCCGGATTATCCGACCGAAGGAGATTTCTTCTTCGAAGATGAAAACGAATACTGA
- a CDS encoding M23 family metallopeptidase: MALRFIKKLISIGIRPGERHRREYFCLEDGSRLRRVKRVPLKFAAAVALSTLLCLVLVLLANHLFEDPLGLGYIRATRLQRENEALQERMAGINGKLKELEGAFALLNEQGNRLRLLVDLPRLDDAAATAGTGGAAADPESAPGDAGSVMRSASATLRELEGRLKVQEQSYRQIVKKSEYNKGYFSALPALKPMEGFYSVGEFGLRMHPVLGIFKTHEGLDIVNDVGTPVVAAGDGVVEMAGQSGGGYGITVVLRHGYGYQTLYAHLSKVLVHAGQHVVRGQLIAKSGKTGLVSGPHLHYEVRYNGVSKNPADYFLDDVNPLDYRARVAAR, translated from the coding sequence GTGGCACTGAGGTTCATCAAAAAACTGATCTCGATCGGTATTCGTCCGGGAGAACGGCACCGGCGGGAATATTTTTGCCTCGAAGACGGATCCCGCCTTCGCCGCGTCAAGCGCGTTCCGCTCAAGTTTGCCGCCGCCGTGGCGCTTTCCACGTTGCTCTGTCTCGTCCTCGTGCTGCTGGCGAATCATCTGTTCGAGGATCCTCTCGGTCTCGGATATATCCGTGCGACCCGGCTCCAGCGCGAGAACGAGGCGCTCCAGGAACGGATGGCCGGAATCAACGGCAAATTGAAGGAACTGGAAGGCGCGTTCGCTCTGTTGAACGAGCAGGGCAACCGCCTCCGGCTGCTGGTGGACCTCCCCCGGCTCGATGACGCGGCTGCGACCGCCGGAACTGGCGGCGCCGCAGCCGATCCCGAGTCCGCTCCGGGCGATGCGGGAAGCGTGATGCGTTCCGCTTCCGCGACGCTCCGGGAACTTGAAGGCCGGCTCAAAGTTCAGGAGCAGAGCTATCGGCAGATCGTAAAGAAATCCGAGTACAACAAGGGGTACTTCTCCGCGCTCCCCGCGCTGAAACCGATGGAGGGGTTCTACTCGGTGGGGGAATTCGGTTTGCGGATGCACCCGGTGCTTGGAATATTCAAGACGCACGAAGGACTTGATATCGTCAACGATGTCGGCACTCCGGTCGTGGCTGCCGGCGACGGCGTCGTCGAAATGGCCGGACAGAGCGGCGGAGGGTACGGCATCACGGTCGTGCTCCGGCACGGTTACGGATACCAGACATTGTACGCCCATCTTTCCAAAGTCCTTGTCCATGCGGGTCAGCACGTGGTGCGCGGCCAGTTGATTGCAAAGAGCGGCAAGACAGGGCTTGTAAGCGGTCCCCACCTCCACTATGAAGTGCGGTACAACGGTGTGAGCAAGAATCCCGCCGACTATTTCCTGGATGATGTCAATCCCCTCGATTACCGTGCCCGTGTTGCGGCACGCTGA
- the hprK gene encoding HPr(Ser) kinase/phosphatase, which produces MSLESAKETRKKSSITIGFLVESNKERLRLTSLTGDLGFDKEITDKNVHRPGLALAGFVELFRYDRVQVFGNTEVSYLEKLEPDQRARALETIFCFDVPCVVVTSDNKVDDILLKAALKHKVPVLRTPFETTKFIYFLSDFLDDQFAPQTVVHGSFVDVYGVGVLLVGRSGIGKSESALDLVERGHRLVADDVVMITRKGEGILMGSGTDLVKHFMEIRGLGLIDVRSMFGIRAIRFQKRVELVIELMEWRPDQDYTRTGLDDQGIAILEVQLPRVELPIFPGKNVTVICEVIALNHLLKHYGYDAAKEFSKRLEAVITEKTKHMGERAIDYFEHDFE; this is translated from the coding sequence ATGAGTCTCGAAAGCGCGAAGGAGACGAGGAAAAAGAGCAGCATCACGATCGGTTTCCTCGTGGAATCGAACAAGGAGCGGCTGCGCCTGACGTCCCTGACGGGCGACCTGGGCTTCGACAAGGAGATTACCGACAAGAACGTGCACCGCCCCGGCCTGGCGCTCGCGGGGTTCGTGGAGTTGTTCCGCTACGACCGGGTCCAGGTGTTCGGCAACACCGAAGTCAGCTACCTCGAAAAGCTCGAACCCGACCAGCGCGCGCGGGCGCTGGAAACGATTTTCTGCTTCGACGTCCCCTGCGTGGTGGTCACGAGCGACAACAAGGTGGACGACATCCTTCTCAAGGCCGCGCTCAAGCACAAGGTGCCGGTCCTCCGGACTCCGTTCGAGACCACGAAATTCATCTATTTTCTCTCGGATTTTCTCGACGACCAATTCGCGCCCCAGACCGTGGTCCACGGGTCGTTCGTCGACGTGTACGGGGTCGGGGTCCTGCTGGTCGGCCGCTCCGGGATCGGGAAGAGCGAAAGCGCCCTCGACCTCGTCGAGCGGGGGCACCGCCTCGTCGCCGACGACGTCGTGATGATCACCCGGAAGGGGGAGGGGATTCTGATGGGGTCGGGAACCGACCTCGTCAAGCATTTCATGGAAATCCGGGGCCTCGGCCTTATCGACGTCAGGAGCATGTTCGGCATCCGGGCGATCCGGTTCCAGAAGCGGGTGGAACTGGTCATCGAATTGATGGAATGGCGTCCCGATCAGGATTACACGCGGACCGGGCTCGACGACCAGGGAATCGCGATTCTCGAGGTGCAGCTGCCGAGGGTCGAGCTTCCGATTTTCCCCGGCAAGAACGTGACGGTGATCTGCGAAGTGATCGCCCTCAACCACCTCCTGAAACATTACGGCTACGATGCGGCCAAGGAATTCTCGAAGCGGCTGGAGGCGGTGATCACCGAGAAGACCAAACATATGGGCGAACGGGCGATCGATTACTTCGAACACGACTTCGAATAG
- the raiA gene encoding ribosome-associated translation inhibitor RaiA, giving the protein MEIHFTARRFKPHAAIRKHAVDAIRKLDKFYDGIVRSDVILSFERTLKSVKSAEINLHVDGTVLTAKDKSEDFYKSIDLAVGKLERRLAKYKMKLRMKNKKALRRVKEDSTQPVNGEEE; this is encoded by the coding sequence ATGGAAATCCATTTTACGGCACGGCGTTTCAAGCCCCACGCGGCGATCAGGAAACATGCGGTCGACGCGATCCGGAAGCTCGATAAGTTCTATGACGGCATCGTTCGGAGCGACGTCATCCTCAGTTTCGAGCGCACCCTCAAGAGCGTCAAGTCCGCGGAGATCAATCTGCATGTCGACGGGACCGTCCTCACGGCGAAGGACAAGTCGGAGGATTTCTACAAATCGATCGACCTTGCCGTGGGCAAGCTCGAGCGGCGGCTTGCGAAGTACAAGATGAAGCTCCGGATGAAGAATAAAAAGGCGCTCCGCCGCGTCAAGGAAGACAGCACGCAGCCTGTGAACGGGGAGGAGGAATGA
- a CDS encoding tyrosine recombinase, giving the protein MERAIREYLDHCSDVKRYSPHTIAAYGNDLSQFHEFLLRHGSGAPVDLNGIDRLTIRLFLGDLLERGASKTSAARKLSSVRSFLDAQVRRGALANNPAAAVSSPRLPRRLPLFLDEPAVETMMTLPDTSTVNGLRDRALLELLYGTGIRVNELVQMDTASLDLSDGTIKVLGKGSKHRIVPLGRRAKEAIRSYRLRRDEESGAKGSRRDPGALFLSDRGRRISARGVYRVVHRYIGLVSDIAKKSPHILRHTFATHLVNRGADLRAVKELLGHESLSTTQLYTHVTVDRLKRIYKQAHPKA; this is encoded by the coding sequence ATGGAACGCGCGATCCGCGAATATCTCGATCATTGTTCGGATGTGAAACGGTACTCGCCTCATACGATTGCCGCCTACGGGAACGACCTCTCCCAGTTTCATGAATTTCTCCTCCGGCACGGATCGGGCGCGCCCGTCGACCTGAACGGGATCGATCGCCTGACCATCCGGCTTTTCCTCGGAGATCTCCTGGAGCGGGGGGCCAGCAAGACGAGCGCCGCGCGGAAGCTCTCATCCGTACGGTCTTTTCTCGACGCGCAGGTCCGGCGCGGCGCGCTGGCGAACAACCCCGCGGCGGCCGTTTCATCCCCCCGCCTGCCGAGGCGCCTCCCGCTTTTTCTCGACGAGCCGGCTGTGGAAACGATGATGACCCTTCCCGACACTTCCACCGTCAACGGCCTCCGCGATCGCGCGCTCCTGGAGCTCTTGTACGGGACGGGAATCCGCGTGAACGAGCTTGTGCAGATGGATACCGCGAGCCTCGATTTGAGCGACGGGACCATCAAAGTCCTCGGCAAGGGGAGCAAGCACCGGATCGTACCGCTCGGACGAAGAGCGAAAGAGGCGATCCGCAGCTACCGGCTCCGGAGAGACGAAGAATCCGGCGCGAAAGGCTCCCGGCGCGACCCCGGCGCCCTCTTCCTCTCGGACCGCGGCCGGCGCATTTCTGCGAGAGGGGTCTACCGGGTCGTCCACCGCTACATCGGGCTCGTTTCGGACATCGCCAAGAAGAGCCCGCACATTCTGCGCCATACGTTCGCCACACACCTGGTGAACCGAGGCGCGGATCTCCGGGCCGTGAAGGAGCTGCTCGGGCATGAAAGTCTTTCGACAACGCAATTGTACACCCATGTAACAGTTGACCGGCTCAAGCGTATTTATAAACAGGCTCATCCGAAAGCATGA